The stretch of DNA CCATGTTTGTCTGATAATAAGCCTCTGCAGTAGAGATATTATTCCAGTAGTTATCGATCTTATATCCGTAAATCCTCTTCAGATTTTTGTAACGGATAAGAATATCATTTACAAAATCATGCCTTCCTTCCTGGGCAGCACGCTCGATCAGTTCGATCAGCTGCCTTCTTCGGATGACATAGATACCAGTAGATACTGTATTATAGGAGGAAACGATCGGTTTCTCTTCAAATTCCTCGATCCGACAGTCCTCATTCATGCGGAGAACACCAAATCTTTCAACCTGGCTCTGATCCTTGCATGTAGTACATACAACGGTAACATCTGCCCGCTTTGCGATATGATACTCCAGGACTTTATTGTAATCCAGCTTGTAGATTCCATCACCGGAAGCGATCACCACATAGGGTTCATGACTGTTCTTTAAAAAGCTCAGGTTCTGATAGATAGCATCTGCAGTACCCTGATACCATAAGCTGTTGTCTCTGGTAATGGTTGGAGTAAAGACATAAAGTCCTCCCTGTTTTCTTCCGAAATCCCACCATTTGGATGAACTCAAATGCTCGTTAAGGGAACGGGCATTATACTGTGTCAGCACAGCAACCTTCTGGATATGTGAATTTGCCATGTTGCTGAGGGCAAAGTCGATCGCGCGGTAACTTCCTGCAATAGGCATTGCCGCGATTGCTCTTTTGTTTGATAATTCTCTCATGCGGTTATTATTACCGCCTGCCAAAATAATACCTATCGCTCTCATTCTTTCCCACCGTCCTTTGCTGCAATTACCTGGCCGGCTGCCAGTTCTCCGTCAGGGTAGTCTTCTTTTGTTGTAACACCGGCGATAGCGGTATTCTTACCGATTTTGACACTGTCCGGAATCACGCTGTTTTCGCCGATAGCCACAAGTCCAAAGGAATATACAGCCGGTTTCAGAACATTCGGTACTTCCTCGCCGCATCCGATCACAACATTATTTCCGATGACAACATCTTCTGCCACGATAGCTTTATCCATAACAACATTCTCACCAACTGCTGTATTCTTCATGATAATAGAATCACGTATCACACTGCCCTTGCCGATGATAACATTCGGACCAATCACTGAATTATGTACTTCACCATAGATTTCTGTTCCCTCACCGATGATACACTTGTCCACAACTGCATCTGCGGAAATATACTGTGGCGGGATCACATCTCCCTTGGTGTAGATCCTCCAGAATTCCTCATAAAGATTAAACTCCGGAATGATATCGATCAGCTCCATATTTGCTTCCCAGTAAGAACCAAGAGTTCCTACATCTTTCCAATAGCCGTTGTACTCGTAAGCAAAAAGGCGCTGTCCTTTCTCTTTACAGTACGGAAGGATATGTTTACCGAAGTCGCAGCCATTCTGATCCTTCAGGGCGATCAGTGCTTCCTTAAGAACCGGCCATGAGAAAATATAGATACCCATGGATGCAAGATTGCTGCTTGGATGCTCCGGTTTCTCCTCAAACTCAGTAATACGGCTGTTCTCATCAGTAACCATAATACCAAAACGGCTGGCTTCCTCAATGGGAACCGGCATACACGCGATTGTAATATCTGCCTTGTTCGCTTTGTGGAAATCCAGCATCACTTCGTAATCCATCTTATAGATATGGTCACCGGAAAGGATCAGTACATAATCCGGGTTATACTGCTCCATATAAGCCAGATTCTGATAGATCGCATTGGCAGTTCCTGTATACCATTCGCTGCTTGTGCTCTTCTCATATGGAGGAAGGACTGTGACACCGCCTTCATTGCGGTCCAGATCCCACGGAATACCGATACCGATATGTGTATTCAGGCGGAGAGGCTGGTACTGTGTCAGCACACCCACCGTGTCAATTCCCGAGTTAATACAATTGCTCAGTGGAAAATCGATGATACGATATTTACCACCAAAAGCGACTGCCGGCTTTGCAACCTTTTCTGTCAAAACTCCTAACCTGCTGCCTTGCCCACCGGCCAAGAGCATGGCAATCATCTCTTTCTTAATCATGCGATCACCTCTTGTATGTTATGATTATTCCATTATAGCATACTTTACTGTGTTAGTGAACATTTTTTACAATTAATTTATCTGTATTTTATTTTTTTTATCGCTATTGTATATTATAAATTGGTAAGACTCATCATTTTCTTCATTCATCTGGTAATTTTCAACATTTTTCGATGTTGTTTTCTGGTTACTTTTATATTCCGGAAAAAACCGCTTTTTTAGCCAAAAGAACCACTTTTCAATTGTTTCTGTTGGCGTTATAATAAAACAGACAAAAGAGCTACGAAAATAACATATATAAGGAGATTATTATGTATCAGATAGACTTTCATAAACCGCTCCATATTCATTTCATCGGGATCGGAGGCATCAGCATGAGCGGCCTTGCCGAGATCCTTCTGGAAGAAAATTTCCGGATTTCCGGTTCCGATGCCAAATCCAGCCCGCTGACCCGCACACTGGAAGAGCGTGGCGCTACGATCTATTACGGACAGCGCGCTTCCAACATCAAGGATGACGTAGATGTGGTTGTCTATACAGCAGCGATCCACCCGGACAACCCGGAATTTGCCTGTGCGAAAGAAAAAGGGCTTCCAATGCTCACCCGCGCAGAGCTTCTGGGCCAGATCATGCGGAACTACGATACACCAATCGCAATTTCCGGAACCCACGGAAAAACCACTACTACTTCCATGGTTTCTCATATCCTTCTTGAGGGTGACTGTGATCCTACCATCAGTGTTGGCGGAATCCTTCCTGCTATCCACGGAAATATCCGCGTTGGAAATTCTGAGACCTTTATCACAGAGGCATGCGAATACACCAACAGCTTTTTAAGCTTCTTCCCTAAGATCAGTGTGATCCTGAACATGGATGCCGATCATCTGGATTTCTTCAAGGACATCGATGACATCCGCCATTCCTTCCGGAAATTTGCAGAGCTTCTCCCTGCTGACGGTACTCTGATCATCAACGCCGACACACCGGAGTATGAGACGATCATCCGGGAGCTTCCATGCACTGTTCTTACCTATGGTCTGGAGCACGATGCCGATTACACCGCGGCAGACATTACCTGGGATAAATACGGACATCCTTCCTTCTCCGTTCTCTTCCGGGGCAAAAAGATCGGCAGCTATTACCTTCGTGTACCGGGCATCCACAATGTATCCAATGCGCTGGCTGCTATTGCCATAGGACGCCTTCTGGACCTTCCGGATGATGTGATCGTCAAAGGTCTCGGAAGCTTTACCGGTACAGACCGTCGTTTCCAGTATAAAGGCGAGATCGGCGGTGTCACCATCATTGATGATTACGCTCATCATCCAACCGAGATCGAGGCAACCCTTCATGCTGCAAAGAATTATCCGCATCAGAAGGTATGGTGTGTATTCCAGCCTCATACCTACACACGTACCAAAGCTCTTCTTCCGGAATTTGCAAAAGCGCTGACTCTGGCCGATCATGTTGTACTGGCTGATATTTATGCCGCACGAGAAACAGACAATCTTGGTATTTCTTCCCAGGATCTCCAGAAACAGATCCAGGAACTTGGAACCCCCTGCGAATATTTCCCGACTTTTGATGAAATCGAGAGCTTCCTCTTAAAAAGTTGTGCACATGGTGATCTGTTGATAACTATGGGCGCCGGAGACGTTGTAAACATTGGAGAACACCTTCTCGGAAAATAATTATCCACATTATCCACATGCTTATGCACATTTCAGACGTGCCTGGCATGTGGATTTTTTTGTGTATAACCTACTTGACATAATTCAACAGCCAAATCCAACAAATACCGCATTTTTCTTACAAAATTAAGGTTTTTGTTAGTTGCTGATAATGTTATCCTCAAAGTTTTCCACACTATCCACATTTTCCACATGGAAATTGGTGCACAACTTCTGTGAAAATAGACTATTCTCAAGTAAAAGCGGTTGTGCTATAATCCTTTTTAGCATGGCGGACTTTGGGATATCGCCTGAAATATCTGCCGTATTTTAGAAAGGGAGCTGCTGATCATGAGCCTGATTTCACTTCAGAATTCCTCTGAACTGGGGGTAACGATTCTTTCCAATCGCTTTATTGACAATTTCATGCCTCGTGCCAACGGGGAGTTCGTAAAGGTATATATCTACCTTCTCCGGATGGTATCTGCCACTCCTTCTTCTTTCAGCCTGGAGCATATGGCAGACAGCCTTTTCTGCACGGAAAGAGATATTTCCCGTGCACTGAAATACTGGGAAGGTGAGAAACTGATCGCATTAGCCTATACTGCAGATCAGAAGCTTTCCGGGATCACTTTGCTGGAACCTTTTGCTGATACCGGTCATAGAGAGAGCAGCGCTTCCATGGATACTTTCACCGGTTCCGGCAATTCTGCTTCCGTTTCCGGAAACACGGATCCGGAAGTCCCGAGCTCCGCTGATTACATTCTTAGTCTCACTCCTGACCGGATCAGAGAACTTAAGCAAAACGAAGAGATCAGTCAGCTTCTCTATATCACAGAGCAGTATCTGACCAAAACACTGACGCCTACAGAAATGCAGAAGATCCTTTTTTTCTATGATGAGCTCCATATGTCTGCGGATCTCATCGAATATCTGGTGGAATACTGTGTTTCCAGAGGCCGCAAGAGTATGCGTTATATTGAAACAGTTGCACTCGCCTGGGCAAAAGACGGCATCACCACCGTCGAGATGGCACGGGATGCCAGCTCCCGTTTTTCCAAGGATTATTACACGATCCTGAAGGCTATGGGGATCAGCGGCCGCAACCCTGTTGATAACGAGATCACTTACATTGATACCTGGCGCAAGACCTACGGTTTTGATCTGGAGCTGATCCAGGAAGCCTGCAGCCGTACTGTCCTTTCCACCGGACAGCCCAGTTTCCAGTATGCGGATAAGATCCTCTCCGGCTGGAAAAAGAAAAACGTACATACGCTGGAGGATATCCGGCTTCTGGATGCCGCACACAAAAAACGCCAGCTTGAGAAATCTGTTTCCAGGAAGAAGCAGCCCCAGACCCAGCCTCAGAATAGCAACCGCTTCAATAATTTCCACCAGCGTGATTATGATTTTGCGGAATATGAGAAACGTCTTTTAAATAATCAGTAACAGAAACTGGAAGGAGCGCTTTATGCCTTTACAGAATTTTCAATATGATACTATAATGAGAGAATACAGCCGCCGGCAGGCACAGAATCACCGCATTTTGGAGGAACACACAGCCGAAGCCTACGGAAAGATCCCCCGTCTGAAAGAGATCGATGACGAGGTGGCAACTTTAAGTGCCGACAAAGTCCGACGTCTTTTAAACGGCGAAGAAAAGGGAACTTCAGATCTGAAGGCAGCCATTCAGGAGCTTTCCGATGAACGGATCACCCTTCTTGTTGCAAACGGCTTTCCCGGAGACTATCTGGAGATGCCTTACACCTGCCCTGACTGCCAGGATACCGGCTATATCGGCAGCCGGAAATGCACCTGTTTTAAAAAAGCTGAGATCGAGCTGCTTTATGCACAGTCCAATCTGAATGAAATTCTCGAAAAAGAGAATTTTGACAGCTTTTCATTTGACTATTATTCTGCTACAATAAAAAACGAAGCCACGGGACTGTCTGCCCTGGAAACAGCCAGACGGGCCTATGATACTGCACAACGCTTTGTGCAGAACTTCGACCATAAATTTGAAAACCTGTTTTTATATGGTGATACCGGTGTGGGAAAAACCTTTCTTTCACACTGCATCGCACGGGAGCTTCTCAGATCCACCCACTGTGTTCTGTACTTTTCAGCCTACGATCTTTTTGATATGATGGCTGCGAATTCTTTTTCCCGAAAAGATACCGGCACAGACGAGGAACTGATCTATGACTGTGATCTTCTGATCATTGATGACCTGGGAACGGAGCTTACCAACAGTTTCGTATCTTCACAGCTTTTTCTCTGTCTCAATGAGCGGATCATGCGCAGGAAATCCACGATCATTTCCACGAATCTGACGCTCAAAAATTTCTCGGATACCTATTCCGAGAGAACATTTTCCCGAATTGCCAGCAACTATCAGATGATATCGTTGATCGGGAAGGACATCCGTATACAGAAAATATTTTTAGGAGGAAATTAAAATGGCACAGGTAAATACAAAAGATTTTTCCACA from Blautia sp. SC05B48 encodes:
- the glgD gene encoding glucose-1-phosphate adenylyltransferase subunit GlgD — encoded protein: MRAIGIILAGGNNNRMRELSNKRAIAAMPIAGSYRAIDFALSNMANSHIQKVAVLTQYNARSLNEHLSSSKWWDFGRKQGGLYVFTPTITRDNSLWYQGTADAIYQNLSFLKNSHEPYVVIASGDGIYKLDYNKVLEYHIAKRADVTVVCTTCKDQSQVERFGVLRMNEDCRIEEFEEKPIVSSYNTVSTGIYVIRRRQLIELIERAAQEGRHDFVNDILIRYKNLKRIYGYKIDNYWNNISTAEAYYQTNMDFLKPEIRNYFFKQEPAIKTKIADVPPAKYNPGATVKNSLVSSGCIINGTVENSVLFRDVFVGNNCVIKNSVILNDVYLGDNTHIENCIVESRDTIRANSYYSGEEGEVKIVVEKNERYVL
- the murC gene encoding UDP-N-acetylmuramate--L-alanine ligase, translated to MYQIDFHKPLHIHFIGIGGISMSGLAEILLEENFRISGSDAKSSPLTRTLEERGATIYYGQRASNIKDDVDVVVYTAAIHPDNPEFACAKEKGLPMLTRAELLGQIMRNYDTPIAISGTHGKTTTTSMVSHILLEGDCDPTISVGGILPAIHGNIRVGNSETFITEACEYTNSFLSFFPKISVILNMDADHLDFFKDIDDIRHSFRKFAELLPADGTLIINADTPEYETIIRELPCTVLTYGLEHDADYTAADITWDKYGHPSFSVLFRGKKIGSYYLRVPGIHNVSNALAAIAIGRLLDLPDDVIVKGLGSFTGTDRRFQYKGEIGGVTIIDDYAHHPTEIEATLHAAKNYPHQKVWCVFQPHTYTRTKALLPEFAKALTLADHVVLADIYAARETDNLGISSQDLQKQIQELGTPCEYFPTFDEIESFLLKSCAHGDLLITMGAGDVVNIGEHLLGK
- a CDS encoding glucose-1-phosphate adenylyltransferase yields the protein MIKKEMIAMLLAGGQGSRLGVLTEKVAKPAVAFGGKYRIIDFPLSNCINSGIDTVGVLTQYQPLRLNTHIGIGIPWDLDRNEGGVTVLPPYEKSTSSEWYTGTANAIYQNLAYMEQYNPDYVLILSGDHIYKMDYEVMLDFHKANKADITIACMPVPIEEASRFGIMVTDENSRITEFEEKPEHPSSNLASMGIYIFSWPVLKEALIALKDQNGCDFGKHILPYCKEKGQRLFAYEYNGYWKDVGTLGSYWEANMELIDIIPEFNLYEEFWRIYTKGDVIPPQYISADAVVDKCIIGEGTEIYGEVHNSVIGPNVIIGKGSVIRDSIIMKNTAVGENVVMDKAIVAEDVVIGNNVVIGCGEEVPNVLKPAVYSFGLVAIGENSVIPDSVKIGKNTAIAGVTTKEDYPDGELAAGQVIAAKDGGKE
- a CDS encoding ATP-binding protein, coding for MPLQNFQYDTIMREYSRRQAQNHRILEEHTAEAYGKIPRLKEIDDEVATLSADKVRRLLNGEEKGTSDLKAAIQELSDERITLLVANGFPGDYLEMPYTCPDCQDTGYIGSRKCTCFKKAEIELLYAQSNLNEILEKENFDSFSFDYYSATIKNEATGLSALETARRAYDTAQRFVQNFDHKFENLFLYGDTGVGKTFLSHCIARELLRSTHCVLYFSAYDLFDMMAANSFSRKDTGTDEELIYDCDLLIIDDLGTELTNSFVSSQLFLCLNERIMRRKSTIISTNLTLKNFSDTYSERTFSRIASNYQMISLIGKDIRIQKIFLGGN
- a CDS encoding DnaD domain protein, producing MSLISLQNSSELGVTILSNRFIDNFMPRANGEFVKVYIYLLRMVSATPSSFSLEHMADSLFCTERDISRALKYWEGEKLIALAYTADQKLSGITLLEPFADTGHRESSASMDTFTGSGNSASVSGNTDPEVPSSADYILSLTPDRIRELKQNEEISQLLYITEQYLTKTLTPTEMQKILFFYDELHMSADLIEYLVEYCVSRGRKSMRYIETVALAWAKDGITTVEMARDASSRFSKDYYTILKAMGISGRNPVDNEITYIDTWRKTYGFDLELIQEACSRTVLSTGQPSFQYADKILSGWKKKNVHTLEDIRLLDAAHKKRQLEKSVSRKKQPQTQPQNSNRFNNFHQRDYDFAEYEKRLLNNQ